One window of the Suricata suricatta isolate VVHF042 chromosome 7, meerkat_22Aug2017_6uvM2_HiC, whole genome shotgun sequence genome contains the following:
- the MAS1 gene encoding proto-oncogene Mas: MEVLNATSFSDEKSLNASAKPNTSVRDPHQEISVVDGMIMSISLLGFVENGLLLWFLCFRMRRNPFTVYIIHLSIADFSLLFCIFFLLVDYALDYELFADSYYVNLTLGVTFMFGYNMDLYLLTAISVERCLSVRYPIWYQCHRPKHQSVIVCTLLWVLSCVVTTVEYVMCTDDEIEDYSQSGCRVVIIFIAILSFLVFMPLMVVSYTVLVIKIRKNTWKAHSSKLYIIITVTVIMFLIFAMPMRLLYMLSYEYWSSSDNLRDVFLLFSTVNSSTNPFIYFFVGSSRKKRFKESLEVVLTRAFKDELQPRCQEASSNPSTIETVL; this comes from the coding sequence ATGGAGGTGTTGAACGCGACATCATTCAGTGATGAGAAGTCCTTGAACGCCTCGGCCAAACCGAACACCTCAGTCAGGGACCCGCATCAGGAAATCTCGGTTGTGGACGGGATGATTATGAGCATTTCCCTTCTGGGCTTTGTCGAAAATGGGCTCCTCCTCTGGTTCCTCTGCTTCCGGATGAGAAGAAACCCCTTCACCGTCTACATCATCCACTTGTCTATAGCAGACTTCTCACTgctcttttgtatattttttctgttggTCGACTATGCTTTAGATTATGAGCTCTTTGCTGACTCTTACTACGTAAATCTCACATTAGGGGTGACATTTATGTTTGGCTACAACATGGACCTCTACCTGTTGACGGCCATTAGTGTGGAGAGGTGCCTGTCTGTCCGGTACCCCATCTGGTACCAATGCCATCGCCCTAAGCACCAGTCGGTGATTGTCTGCACCCTCCTGTGGGTGCTGTCATGTGTAGTGACCACTGTGGAATATGTCATGTGCACGGATGATGAGATAGAGGATTATTCTCAAAGTGGCTGCAGGGTGGTGATCATCTTTATAGCCATCTTGAGCTTCCTGGTCTTCATGCCTCTCATGGTGGTGTCCTACACTGTCCTGGTGATTAAGATCCGCAAGAACACGTGGAAAGCCCATTCCTCGAAGCTGTACATCATCATCACGGTCACCGTCATTATGTTCCTCATTTTCGCCATGCCCATGAGGCTCCTCTACATGCTGAGTTATGAGTACTGGTCATCCTCTGACAACCTGCGTGacgtttttcttctcttctccactgTCAACAGCAGCACCAACCCTTTTATTTACTTCTTCGTGGGCAGCAGTAGGAAGAAGCGGTTCAAGGAGTCCTTAGAAGTGGTTCTGACCAGGGCTTTCAAAGATGAACTGCAGCCCAGGTGCCAGGAAGCCTCCAGCAACCCCAGCACGATTGAGACTGTCCTTTGA